Proteins from one Kiritimatiellia bacterium genomic window:
- a CDS encoding FAD-dependent oxidoreductase, protein MRIIIIGAGPTGLGAAWRLHELGHTDFCVYEAESFVGGLAASYHDEKGFTWDLAVHVAHSHYHYVDRLMDDLLPDGFYHHIRKSWVRLYGAWVPYPFQYNIRHLPQRARDECLDGLRATLNKNFPAAKNFGEWILQTAGTGIANHFLFPYNRKLWTVDPFEMNAHWIGDRVPKTDFERVERNIREGRDDVSWGPNATFRFPKKGGTGAIWNAMAARLPRGSIRLSTRLVRLHPHDHVAAFSDGTRERYDALISTIPFVELTRLIGDPDLHRRASGLRHNTVHVVGVAAPFPIPELLRDKTWVYTPEDSCPFYRVTPFSIFSPAHTPDPARYCSFLCEIARPADDTSKTIDWVEPTLDGLRAIGLVDIPREKAHIFLMKATYGYPIPTLDRDEILADVIPALEQHGIYSRGRFGGWKYEVANMDHSIMQGVEAANRLLRGEPEVTLFQPNLVNAGKR, encoded by the coding sequence ATGAGAATTATCATTATTGGCGCGGGCCCTACCGGTCTGGGCGCGGCGTGGCGGCTTCACGAACTGGGTCATACCGATTTCTGTGTGTATGAAGCGGAGTCGTTCGTCGGTGGCCTGGCCGCGTCGTACCATGATGAAAAAGGGTTCACCTGGGATTTGGCCGTCCATGTGGCTCACTCGCATTACCACTATGTCGATCGGTTGATGGACGACCTCCTGCCCGACGGTTTCTACCATCACATCCGAAAATCGTGGGTGCGTTTGTACGGCGCATGGGTCCCCTACCCGTTCCAGTACAATATTCGCCACCTGCCCCAACGTGCGAGAGACGAGTGCCTCGATGGGCTCCGCGCGACGCTCAACAAAAATTTTCCGGCCGCGAAAAATTTTGGGGAGTGGATTCTCCAGACCGCCGGGACGGGCATCGCAAACCACTTCCTGTTTCCCTACAACCGCAAGCTTTGGACTGTCGATCCTTTCGAGATGAATGCCCATTGGATCGGCGACCGCGTGCCCAAGACGGATTTCGAACGGGTCGAGCGAAACATCCGGGAAGGGCGCGACGACGTATCGTGGGGCCCAAACGCAACGTTCCGTTTCCCCAAAAAAGGGGGCACGGGCGCGATCTGGAACGCGATGGCCGCTCGCCTCCCGCGGGGCTCGATCCGGCTCTCGACGCGACTGGTTCGGCTGCACCCGCATGACCATGTCGCTGCGTTCTCGGATGGTACCCGCGAGCGATATGACGCCCTCATTTCGACCATACCTTTTGTCGAACTGACCCGTCTGATAGGAGATCCCGACCTCCACCGCAGGGCGTCTGGTCTCCGACATAACACCGTCCACGTCGTCGGGGTCGCGGCGCCGTTCCCGATCCCAGAGCTGCTCCGCGACAAAACGTGGGTATACACGCCGGAAGACAGCTGCCCATTCTACCGCGTGACGCCATTTTCGATATTTTCGCCCGCCCATACGCCGGATCCCGCCCGCTACTGCTCGTTCCTGTGCGAAATCGCCCGGCCGGCGGACGACACGTCGAAAACGATAGATTGGGTCGAGCCTACGCTGGACGGATTGCGCGCCATCGGGCTGGTCGACATCCCGCGCGAGAAGGCTCATATCTTTTTGATGAAAGCGACTTACGGCTACCCCATTCCCACCCTCGATCGGGACGAGATCCTCGCCGATGTAATCCCCGCGCTCGAGCAGCACGGTATCTACAGTCGCGGCCGGTTCGGCGGATGGAAATACGAAGTCGCAAATATGGACCACTCGATCATGCAAGGCGTCGAGGCCGCAAACCGGTTGCTGCGCGGGGAGCCGGAAGTGACCCTTTTCCAGCCGAATCTCGTCAACGCCGGCAAGCGTTGA
- a CDS encoding glycosyltransferase, translated as MNSPLVSVIIPAYNGARTIRETIESVLGQTYSPFETIVVDDGSTDATPEIVAAFGPQVRLIRRDRNSGICDRARCDGIQQAKGKYCAFIDQDDLWFPDKLAKQVAFMESHPQIPMSHHYVRVIDEDGRPLEIRHEGKIPPTGNCARSLLEHCFITISSIMVRPEVWLDAQRAHGMRFPNSDLETFFYILRSFPAGIGFIPEVLGFYRRWTQSMSRQNWRWTPEDVDELERVYTTRVWEGLLDEREVRRALARAYAVNAEYHRHQGRPGRALYFARRGLRYAPLNYELHRSVLLSCARGLAGQGFSTH; from the coding sequence GTGAACTCCCCGCTCGTTAGCGTCATCATCCCGGCCTATAACGGGGCCCGGACGATCCGCGAAACCATCGAGAGTGTTCTGGGGCAAACCTATTCGCCGTTTGAAACGATCGTCGTGGACGATGGGTCCACCGACGCTACGCCCGAAATCGTGGCTGCCTTCGGACCTCAGGTGCGATTGATTCGACGGGATAGAAACTCTGGTATCTGCGATCGGGCTCGTTGCGACGGCATCCAGCAGGCCAAGGGGAAATATTGTGCATTCATCGATCAAGATGACCTTTGGTTCCCGGACAAACTGGCAAAACAGGTTGCTTTCATGGAGTCCCATCCTCAGATCCCCATGAGCCACCATTATGTTCGGGTGATTGATGAGGACGGCCGCCCTCTCGAAATCCGTCATGAAGGCAAAATTCCTCCAACGGGCAACTGCGCGAGAAGCCTGCTCGAGCATTGTTTTATTACCATCAGCTCCATCATGGTCAGACCGGAGGTCTGGCTGGATGCCCAGCGCGCGCATGGAATGCGGTTTCCGAACTCGGATCTGGAAACATTTTTCTACATTTTGCGGAGCTTCCCGGCGGGCATCGGATTTATTCCAGAAGTGCTTGGCTTTTATCGGCGTTGGACACAGAGCATGAGCCGCCAAAACTGGAGATGGACGCCGGAGGATGTCGATGAACTCGAACGCGTGTACACAACGCGCGTATGGGAGGGACTGCTGGACGAGCGCGAAGTGCGCCGTGCGCTTGCCCGCGCGTACGCGGTCAACGCCGAATACCACCGGCATCAAGGGCGTCCGGGACGCGCACTCTACTTCGCGCGTCGGGGGCTCCGATATGCGCCGCTAAATTACGAACTCCATCGCTCCGTTCTGCTTTCCTGTGCCCGCGGCCTCGCTGGACAAGGATTTTCTACGCATTGA
- a CDS encoding glycosyltransferase family 4 protein, translated as MRDARIYGVYFRPHDFMHRSGLEPLVEAVGAVPIVHGCYWKKWGRWHWRLESALRKWGQRYYGSEWNYLLPFWDEHRIARQIREPGSVVHFLFAEFAGPRRSDCFHRRGVRVAGTFHASPRRQEQVCGGIRLEAYDAISVVSNGQRAWFVGKGYPPSRIFLTLHGVDAAYFKPDPARPPTPDDQPLMGLLVGSTERDHELAAAVMNALPDGVMTLYVATKPYPHPAYRGIRNVILYPHLSDEDLLRAYQKADLLVMPLLDATANNAVLEAMACGTPVVTNRTCGAADYIEPNGGWIVEDACVDAWVEILCAISRAREQLPAKRAQARAWAERFHWPNLVPQYKALYAAALAP; from the coding sequence ATGCGTGATGCACGAATTTACGGAGTTTACTTCCGCCCTCATGATTTTATGCATCGCTCCGGACTTGAGCCGCTGGTCGAAGCGGTGGGGGCGGTCCCTATTGTCCATGGTTGCTACTGGAAAAAATGGGGCCGTTGGCACTGGCGTCTCGAATCTGCGCTGAGAAAATGGGGGCAGCGATATTACGGGTCCGAGTGGAACTACCTGCTGCCTTTCTGGGATGAACACCGCATCGCCCGACAAATCCGCGAGCCGGGGTCGGTGGTGCACTTCCTGTTTGCCGAATTTGCCGGTCCGCGCCGATCCGATTGTTTTCATCGACGTGGCGTGCGTGTCGCGGGCACATTTCATGCGAGCCCGAGAAGGCAGGAACAGGTTTGCGGTGGGATCCGTCTGGAAGCCTATGATGCGATTTCCGTGGTCTCCAATGGCCAGCGGGCATGGTTTGTAGGAAAAGGATACCCGCCGTCCAGAATCTTTCTAACCTTACACGGGGTAGATGCCGCATACTTCAAGCCGGATCCGGCGCGTCCGCCGACGCCGGACGATCAACCGCTGATGGGCTTGCTCGTGGGTTCTACGGAACGGGACCATGAGTTGGCCGCGGCGGTAATGAACGCCCTCCCAGACGGCGTGATGACCTTGTACGTGGCCACCAAGCCCTATCCCCACCCCGCATATCGGGGGATCAGGAATGTGATCTTATATCCCCATTTGAGCGACGAAGATCTGTTGAGGGCCTATCAGAAAGCTGACCTTCTCGTCATGCCCCTCCTCGATGCGACGGCGAACAATGCCGTTCTGGAGGCCATGGCGTGCGGTACGCCTGTTGTGACAAACCGCACATGCGGGGCGGCTGACTATATCGAACCCAACGGCGGCTGGATCGTGGAGGATGCGTGTGTGGATGCTTGGGTTGAAATCTTATGTGCCATCTCCCGAGCTCGGGAACAACTCCCGGCCAAACGCGCGCAAGCCAGGGCATGGGCGGAACGGTTTCATTGGCCAAATCTCGTCCCCCAGTACAAGGCGCTCTATGCCGCCGCGCTTGCTCCGTGA